Within the Solibacillus silvestris genome, the region TCTAGAACAAATAATCAGCCTGCAGCCCGACTTAGTTGTCGCACATGAATCGGGATTGTACAGCTTCAATGAACAGGCGATTGCTCAGCTTGAATCAGTAGGAATTCCTGTATTTGTTGTAAAAGATGCGAAAACATTTGAAGAAACATATGAAACAATCGAACAAATTGGCAATTTGACGAATAAAGAAAAAGAAGCAGAAGAAATGATCGTCTCCATTAAAGAGGGGATTGAAGAAATTGAAGTGAAAGTAGCCGACTTGGAAGAGAAGTCCGTATTTGTTGTTGTTGGGACAAATCCGCAACTATATGTTGCTGGACAGGAGACGTTCATTAGTGAAATGCTTGAAGTATTAAATGTAGAAAATGCCGTTCCGGAACTCGGGTGGCCGCAGTACAGCTCGGAGCAATTTGTACAGAGCAATCCGGATATCATTTTAGTAACATATGAAAACGACTTGGCAGCAATCGAGGGAAATGATGCATATGCAGAAATGGATGCTGTGAAAAACGCCAATGTGAAATTAGTCGATAGCGATACGACAAGTCGACAAGGTCCGCGTATTGTAGAAGGTATTGAATCAATTGGGGAAGCAATTTATCCAGAGGTATTCAATGAATAAAAAATATTCAATCGCCTATGTACTATCGATTGGATTGCTTTTAAGCAGTATATGGATTGGCATTTCGTTCGGGTCTGTTAATATTCCGTTTTCGACATTGTGGGATAAAACAACAGATCCGGTTGCATACAGTATTTTGTGGAAAATCCGAATGCCACGCGTCATTTTAGCCGCATTAATCGGGGCTTCTTTAGCAATTGCGGGGGCAGCATTCCAAGGGTTGCTTAAAAACCCTTTGGCAGATCCATACACATTAGGTATTTCATCAGGGGCCTCGGTAGGTGCGGTAATGACAATCTTTTTAGGCATTTCCATACCGGTGCTCGGTGTATTCACATTGCCGGTATTCAGTATGGCTGGAGCTGCATGTACGATGATCATCGTCCTGACATTTGCCAGACTTGTTGACCGCTCGATGAAAATGGAGACACTGATTTTGACGGGAATTATTTTCAGCTCGTTTTTAGGGTCCTGTATTTCCTTAATGGTCGCACTTACTGGTGAACAGCTACGAGAAATCATCGGCTGGCTTCTAGGAAGTGTATCGATGCGAGGGTGGCCATATGTCCGGATGGTTCTGCCATTTATGGTGCTTGGAACGGCAATTATTTGGCTGACTCGCCGTGAATTGAATGCGATGATTTATGGAGAAGAGCGTGCCCAGTATTTAGGGGTAAATGTTAAGCGCAGCAAGTATATGATATTGGCGGGTGGTTCCATTCTAACAGGAGCGGCTGTTGCTGCATCCGGGACAATTGGATTTGTCGGATTAGTAGTACCGCATATGATTCGCCTGCTAATCGGAGCAGACCATCGACATTTATTGACATTGTCGTTTTTGAACGGTGCAAGCCTGCTCGTCATTTGTGACTTAGTATCACGTACAATTATTTCCCCTATTGAACTGCCGATTGGTGTTATTACTTCCTTTATTGGAGCACCCGTCTTTGCCTATATCTTCTTCAAGCAACGTAGAAAGGTTGTTGCATAATGTTAAAAGTAAATAATCTATCCGGCGGTTACGGTGGGAAAACGGTTGTGAAAAATATGACGTTTCACGTGGAAAAAGGAAGAATTCTCGGGATTCTTGGTCCAAACGGCAGCGGAAAATCGACATTACTGAAGATGATCAGTGGTGTGCTGAAATGTGAAACAGGCGAAATTATTATTGAAGAGAAACCGCTTAAAAGCTATGATAACAAGCAATTAGCGAAAAAGATGGCCGTACTCCCCCAATTAAATGCAAGCGCATTTACAAACAGTGTATATGATGCGGTTTCGTTAGGACGCTACCCTCATCAGAGCGGTTTTTTTTCATCTTGGACGGAAGAAGATGAAACGACGGTACAGCGGGCGATGGAAAGCACAGGTGTTTCGCAATATAAAAATCAATACTTGGAGTTTTTATCCGGCGGCGAGCAGCAAAGGGTATTTATTGCACAGGCACTTGCACAAAATTCGGAGCTGCTTCTATTGGATGAACCGACAAACCATTTGGATATCGCGCATCAAAAGCAGATTTTGGATATGATTCGAATGCAAGTTGAGGTGCATGGGCTGACAGTTGTCTCGATTTTCCATGATATTAACTTGGCATCGCTTTATTGTGATGAGCTGCTGCTATTGGAAAATGGTGAAGTACGGGCGTTTGGCGAACCGCATGAAGTCGTGCTGCAAGAGCAGATTGCCGATGTGTATCAGGCTCGAATTGCGACATATCCCCATCCGGAACTGCCAAAACCGCAAATTACGATGCTGCCAACGAATGAAATGGAAAGAAAAGCTGCGGCAATCCATATCAACAAGTTTCAAATAACTAAAGACTATATCGAATATCAGGCACAGGCACCGCTAAAAGTAATTTCATCAGCTGTTCATAATGCCGGCATAGGCTGGTATGACACATTACTCAACCGTTCCATTGCTCCTGAATACGATATTTATAATGTGAAAGAGGAAACGGAGCATTTTTTGAAAGAGCGCAAGTTTTCTCCAACAAATACGGTCGTCATGCTGACAGCCGTGGAAACAAGCTGCGCGGCAATTCGTCATTTTTCGAAAAATAATGCAGAAATCCTTGTCATGGTAACAGCAGGGGTAGGCAACAGTGTTGACGTTACGAAAACATATTTGCGCGAAGAAGAGCCACATATCGGTACGATTAATACATGGGTAATCATTAATGGTAAGCTGACAGATGAAGCATTTATTCAGGCGATGATTACGGCAACAGAAGCCAAAACGAAAGCATTGGCAGATCAGCAAATAAAAGATGCAGTAACAAATACGATAGCAACAAGCACCGCAACGGACAGTTTATTAATTGCCGCTACCCAACAAGGTGAAGAAATGCCGTATGCCGGACCTATTACAGAAATCGGCAAACTGATCGGCCGGGCCGTTTTTGAAGTGACGATCGAGGCGATTAAGAAATATAAACAGCATTATAATAAATGAAAAACCTTAAAGGAAAAAGCGTACGCATGGAAAAAGAGTGTCGATATACTTAAAGGAAAATTTCAAAAATTCTAGAATACTTAATCGAAAGGGTGATGATGGATGAAATTATATACAAAGCAAGGCGATACAGGAAAGACGAGCATTATTGGAGGACGTGTTGATAAAGACCATCTGCGTGTTGAAGCATACGGGACAATTGATGAGCTGAATTCATTTATCGGTAAAGCTGTCAGTGAATTGGAGCAAGAAAAGTTCAAGGATTTGATTGACGACTTAACAGCGATTCAACATGAATTGTTTGATGGAGGCGGGGACTTGGCAAATGTAATGAAAGAACGCCATTACAAACTTACCGAAGAACCAATCACTGTTTTGGAAAACCGTATCGATGCACTTTCCGAAGAAGCTCCACCATTAAAACGTTTCATTTTACCAGGGGGAGCACCTGCAGCAGCTACTCTGCATATCGCTCGAACAGTTGCCCGCCGTGCGGAACGCGAAACTGTATCTTTAATGAAAGAAATTGAAGATGTTTCACCAGTTGTACAAAAATATTTAAACCGATTATCGGATTATTTATTTGCTGCAGCACGTGTTGTAAACTATCGATTATCGATTCAGGATGTCGAATATATTCGTAGTGGCGACGTATTTAAATAAACGAAAAATGCTAGTTAAGACGGTAAAATCGTCTAACTAGCATTTTTTATATTTTGATTTAATTTTCAGAATAAATGACGAAATCTGTTGACTGAATGCTCATTCATTATTACAATGGGTTTATAGTTTAATATGGAAAAATAGTTTATCGGGGTGTATGAGATAAACAAAGGGGTTTAAAGCTTCGTATTCTAGGGGGGAAAAGGATGAATACATTTTTAATCATTAACTGGATTGCATTTTTCGCCGTGTTACTTTATGCGCTGGGGTTATTCGCATATTTGCTGAAAACACGTTATGACTACATTCAGCTTGGTCGCAAAGAAGAGTTCAATCACAAATTTTCTGAACGTATGTCGGATATTGTCGAGAAAGTATTCGGCCAGTCAAAACTATTAAAAGATAAAAAGATGGGTCTTGTACACGTTCTGTTTTTCTATGGATTTTTAATGGTTCAGTTCGGAGCAATCGATTTAATCTGGAAAGGTCTGGCGCCAGGTTCACATTTACCGCTCGGCGGCCTGTATCCGGTATTTACATTTACACAGGAGTTAGTTGTACTAACAATTTTAATCGCAGTTGCGGTTGCATTTTACCGTCGTTATATGGAAAAGCTTGCGCGTTTAAAGCAAGGTTTTAAAAATGGCTTAGTGTATATGTTTTTAGCAATCCTGATGTTTGCTACATTATTTGGCAACGGCTTTTATTTAATATGGCAGGAACATAGTTTAACAGGTTCTGAACCAGTAGCATCTGCAATTGCCTGGGTATTCCAGTGGATGAATCCGACGATTGCTGCTGTCTTGTTCTTCGTTATGTGGTGGGCACACTTGTTGGCGTTATTAGCATTCCTTGTTTATATCCCGCAAGGTAAGCACT harbors:
- a CDS encoding iron ABC transporter substrate-binding protein; protein product: MKKWQLLSSSALLTLTLAACNSEKATDEQSAKGNTEVTEAAQFPVTIKDALDKEITLEKAPERIITLAPSNTEILFGLGLNDEIIAVNDNDTYPEEALSKESVGGMEFNLEQIISLQPDLVVAHESGLYSFNEQAIAQLESVGIPVFVVKDAKTFEETYETIEQIGNLTNKEKEAEEMIVSIKEGIEEIEVKVADLEEKSVFVVVGTNPQLYVAGQETFISEMLEVLNVENAVPELGWPQYSSEQFVQSNPDIILVTYENDLAAIEGNDAYAEMDAVKNANVKLVDSDTTSRQGPRIVEGIESIGEAIYPEVFNE
- a CDS encoding ABC transporter permease, with the translated sequence MNKKYSIAYVLSIGLLLSSIWIGISFGSVNIPFSTLWDKTTDPVAYSILWKIRMPRVILAALIGASLAIAGAAFQGLLKNPLADPYTLGISSGASVGAVMTIFLGISIPVLGVFTLPVFSMAGAACTMIIVLTFARLVDRSMKMETLILTGIIFSSFLGSCISLMVALTGEQLREIIGWLLGSVSMRGWPYVRMVLPFMVLGTAIIWLTRRELNAMIYGEERAQYLGVNVKRSKYMILAGGSILTGAAVAASGTIGFVGLVVPHMIRLLIGADHRHLLTLSFLNGASLLVICDLVSRTIISPIELPIGVITSFIGAPVFAYIFFKQRRKVVA
- a CDS encoding ABC transporter ATP-binding protein, which codes for MLKVNNLSGGYGGKTVVKNMTFHVEKGRILGILGPNGSGKSTLLKMISGVLKCETGEIIIEEKPLKSYDNKQLAKKMAVLPQLNASAFTNSVYDAVSLGRYPHQSGFFSSWTEEDETTVQRAMESTGVSQYKNQYLEFLSGGEQQRVFIAQALAQNSELLLLDEPTNHLDIAHQKQILDMIRMQVEVHGLTVVSIFHDINLASLYCDELLLLENGEVRAFGEPHEVVLQEQIADVYQARIATYPHPELPKPQITMLPTNEMERKAAAIHINKFQITKDYIEYQAQAPLKVISSAVHNAGIGWYDTLLNRSIAPEYDIYNVKEETEHFLKERKFSPTNTVVMLTAVETSCAAIRHFSKNNAEILVMVTAGVGNSVDVTKTYLREEEPHIGTINTWVIINGKLTDEAFIQAMITATEAKTKALADQQIKDAVTNTIATSTATDSLLIAATQQGEEMPYAGPITEIGKLIGRAVFEVTIEAIKKYKQHYNK
- a CDS encoding cobalamin adenosyltransferase; the encoded protein is MKLYTKQGDTGKTSIIGGRVDKDHLRVEAYGTIDELNSFIGKAVSELEQEKFKDLIDDLTAIQHELFDGGGDLANVMKERHYKLTEEPITVLENRIDALSEEAPPLKRFILPGGAPAAATLHIARTVARRAERETVSLMKEIEDVSPVVQKYLNRLSDYLFAAARVVNYRLSIQDVEYIRSGDVFK